The Desulfovibrio desulfuricans DSM 642 genome includes a window with the following:
- the rimM gene encoding ribosome maturation factor RimM (Essential for efficient processing of 16S rRNA), translated as MTETWIHMGTLARPHGIKGEICIDWHADSPLLLDTPLWLQKGKDAPRRVKIAAVRSHKERPLLLLEGVADRTAAEALRGCKLFVRREDLPEPDDDEVYLEDLLGCDVVLPDGARIGRLDHFEYPAGLEMWVIMTDDDKEVLFPARPEFIAGFDLEIPAVVIDPPEGLLNIYLAESKAESKAKSKPEDKAENS; from the coding sequence ATGACGGAAACCTGGATTCATATGGGCACGCTGGCGCGGCCCCACGGCATCAAAGGGGAGATCTGCATCGACTGGCATGCGGACTCCCCCTTGCTTTTGGACACCCCCCTCTGGCTACAGAAGGGCAAGGACGCGCCGCGCCGTGTCAAGATTGCGGCTGTGCGCAGCCACAAGGAGCGGCCTTTGCTCCTGCTTGAGGGCGTGGCCGACCGCACGGCGGCAGAAGCCCTGCGCGGCTGCAAGCTGTTTGTGCGGCGCGAAGATCTGCCGGAGCCTGATGACGACGAAGTCTATCTGGAAGATCTGCTCGGCTGCGACGTGGTGCTGCCTGACGGTGCCCGCATCGGCAGACTCGACCATTTTGAGTATCCTGCGGGCCTTGAAATGTGGGTCATCATGACCGACGATGACAAGGAAGTGCTCTTCCCCGCGCGGCCTGAATTTATTGCGGGCTTTGATCTGGAAATTCCCGCTGTGGTCATTGACCCGCCCGAAGGCCTGCTGAATATTTATCTTGCCGAGAGCAAGGCCGAGAGCAAGGCCAAGAGCAAGCCAGAGGACAAGGCAGAAAACAGTTAA
- the rpsP gene encoding 30S ribosomal protein S16: MAVKLKLTRLGSKKHPFYRVVAANDETRRDGRPLEFLGYYNPMVNPAEVKLDAGKIKEWLGRGAEPTNTVRALIKEHLG, translated from the coding sequence ATGGCAGTAAAGTTGAAATTGACCCGCCTCGGCAGCAAAAAGCACCCCTTCTACCGTGTGGTGGCCGCGAATGACGAAACCCGTCGTGATGGCCGTCCGCTGGAATTTCTGGGCTACTACAATCCCATGGTCAATCCGGCTGAAGTGAAGCTTGACGCTGGCAAGATCAAGGAATGGCTGGGTCGTGGCGCTGAGCCCACCAACACTGTTCGCGCTCTTATCAAAGAGCACCTGGGCTAG
- the mutM gene encoding bifunctional DNA-formamidopyrimidine glycosylase/DNA-(apurinic or apyrimidinic site) lyase has product MPELPEVETVARTLRPHVEGCVITGATLLRDSSLHPLSLRPEDLQGCVITGVGRRGKLLLLELDAAKAARADLRDATGLRLALHLRMTGRLMTYAAHTAPGPHTRCVFDLTDAQGHVRRLFFDDVRAFGLLLAGTPQTMQQWSFWRELGPEPLELMDAAFSARLDGRNSAIKAVLLDQKVIAGVGNIYADESLFAAGIDPRRKAASLSAAQRSRLLRCLKDVLELSISQCGSSIRDYRDANGNVGAFQNSFAVYGRNGQACKACGRALEKIKVAGRATVYCPHCQK; this is encoded by the coding sequence ATGCCGGAATTGCCAGAAGTTGAAACAGTGGCACGCACCTTGCGTCCCCATGTGGAAGGCTGCGTCATCACGGGTGCAACCCTGCTGCGTGATTCAAGCCTGCACCCCCTGAGTCTGCGGCCCGAGGATCTGCAGGGTTGCGTCATTACTGGCGTGGGCAGACGTGGCAAGCTGCTGCTGCTTGAGCTGGACGCCGCAAAAGCCGCCAGGGCTGACCTGCGCGACGCAACCGGCCTGCGCCTTGCCCTGCACCTGCGCATGACGGGTCGCCTCATGACCTATGCCGCCCATACCGCGCCCGGCCCGCATACGCGCTGCGTGTTTGACCTCACGGACGCGCAGGGGCACGTGCGCCGCCTTTTTTTTGATGATGTGCGGGCCTTTGGCCTGCTGCTGGCAGGAACGCCCCAAACCATGCAGCAGTGGAGCTTCTGGCGGGAGCTTGGCCCTGAACCGCTGGAACTGATGGACGCCGCCTTTTCCGCCCGGCTTGACGGCAGAAATTCGGCCATCAAGGCCGTGTTGCTGGATCAGAAGGTCATTGCGGGCGTGGGCAATATCTATGCGGACGAAAGCCTGTTTGCCGCAGGCATCGACCCGCGCCGCAAGGCTGCCTCGCTTTCCGCAGCGCAACGCAGCCGTTTGCTACGCTGTCTCAAGGATGTGCTGGAGCTTTCCATATCGCAGTGCGGCAGCTCCATACGCGATTACCGCGATGCCAACGGCAATGTGGGCGCTTTCCAGAACAGTTTTGCCGTCTATGGCCGCAACGGTCAGGCCTGCAAGGCCTGTGGACGCGCCCTTGAAAAAATCAAGGTGGCAGGTCGCGCCACCGTGTACTGCCCTCACTGCCAGAAGTAG
- a CDS encoding KH domain-containing protein has translation MKALIEYIAKSLVDHPEEVQVSEVEGEQTTVLELKVAKEDLGKVIGKQGRTARAMRTILGAASIKCKKRTVLEILE, from the coding sequence ATGAAGGCCCTGATAGAATATATTGCCAAATCCCTGGTGGATCATCCCGAAGAAGTGCAAGTCAGCGAAGTAGAAGGCGAGCAGACCACGGTTCTTGAGCTCAAGGTCGCCAAAGAGGACCTGGGCAAGGTTATCGGCAAGCAGGGGCGCACGGCCCGGGCCATGCGCACCATTCTGGGCGCCGCTTCCATCAAGTGCAAAAAACGCACAGTGCTGGAAATTCTGGAGTAG
- the ffh gene encoding signal recognition particle protein, with protein MFESLSDRLSGVFRTFSGRGQLTEENVQAGLREVRLALLEADVNFKVVKDFVESVREKCLGQEVLKGVSPAQQVIKIVNDELVQLLGGETAGLNLQGREPAVIMLVGLQGSGKTTSAGKIANILRKQKLRPYLVPADVYRPAAIDQLTVLAKQLDMPCFPSTVDMNPVDIAKAALEKAREEQATVLLIDTAGRLHVDEPLMQELAAIKQAVQPQEILFVADAMTGQDAVTVAESFNERLGITGVVLTKMDGDARGGAALSIRSVTGAPVKFVGMGEKLSEMEVFHPDRIAGRILGMGDVLTLVEKAQSTINAEEAEELALKMKKASFDLEDFRTQMRRIKKLGSLDSILKMIPGMGGLRDKLAEASGAMPEKEMARTEAIISSMTMAERRNPDILNGSRRARIAKGAGVAVAQVNQLVRQFEQMRQMMKGMMGGKGAKMPAMPRMRGMPPGMNLPKGLGGMPNLGGMGGMPGMPGMGGMPGMPGMEGMPGARAGATKAAPKKRKKKERPKRKKK; from the coding sequence ATGTTCGAGAGCCTTTCCGACAGACTTTCAGGCGTATTCCGCACATTCAGCGGGCGCGGGCAGCTTACCGAAGAAAATGTGCAGGCTGGCCTGCGCGAGGTGCGCCTTGCCCTGCTTGAGGCGGACGTCAACTTCAAGGTCGTTAAAGACTTTGTGGAAAGCGTGCGCGAAAAGTGCCTGGGGCAAGAGGTGCTCAAGGGTGTGAGCCCTGCCCAGCAAGTCATCAAGATTGTTAACGATGAACTTGTGCAGCTGCTTGGCGGCGAAACCGCCGGGCTGAATCTGCAAGGGCGCGAACCTGCGGTCATCATGCTTGTGGGCTTGCAGGGCTCTGGTAAAACGACTTCTGCGGGCAAGATCGCCAATATTCTGCGCAAGCAGAAGCTGCGCCCCTATCTGGTGCCTGCTGACGTGTACCGCCCGGCGGCTATTGATCAGCTGACCGTGCTGGCCAAGCAGCTCGACATGCCTTGCTTCCCCTCCACGGTGGACATGAACCCCGTGGACATTGCCAAGGCCGCGCTTGAAAAAGCCCGCGAAGAGCAGGCCACCGTGCTGCTGATCGACACCGCGGGCCGCCTGCACGTGGACGAGCCGCTCATGCAGGAGCTGGCCGCCATCAAGCAGGCCGTGCAGCCGCAGGAAATTCTGTTTGTTGCCGACGCCATGACCGGTCAGGACGCCGTGACTGTGGCCGAAAGCTTTAACGAGCGCCTTGGCATAACCGGCGTGGTGCTCACCAAGATGGACGGCGATGCGCGCGGCGGCGCTGCTCTCTCCATCCGCTCGGTTACGGGCGCGCCTGTCAAGTTTGTGGGCATGGGCGAAAAACTGTCGGAGATGGAAGTCTTCCACCCCGACCGTATCGCTGGCCGCATCCTCGGCATGGGCGACGTGCTCACCCTTGTTGAAAAGGCGCAGAGCACCATTAACGCCGAAGAAGCCGAAGAACTGGCCCTCAAGATGAAGAAGGCCAGCTTTGATCTTGAAGATTTCCGCACTCAGATGCGCCGTATCAAAAAACTCGGCTCGCTCGACAGCATCCTTAAAATGATCCCCGGCATGGGCGGCCTGCGCGACAAGCTGGCCGAGGCCAGCGGGGCCATGCCTGAAAAGGAAATGGCGCGCACTGAGGCTATCATCAGTTCCATGACCATGGCTGAACGCCGCAATCCCGACATCCTCAACGGCAGCCGCAGGGCGCGCATAGCAAAGGGCGCAGGTGTTGCTGTTGCCCAGGTTAACCAGCTTGTGCGCCAGTTTGAGCAGATGCGCCAGATGATGAAGGGCATGATGGGCGGCAAGGGCGCCAAAATGCCCGCAATGCCGCGCATGCGTGGTATGCCCCCTGGCATGAACCTGCCCAAGGGGCTTGGCGGTATGCCCAATCTTGGCGGCATGGGCGGAATGCCCGGCATGCCGGGGATGGGTGGAATGCCTGGAATGCCCGGCATGGAAGGTATGCCCGGCGCTCGCGCTGGCGCAACCAAGGCTGCGCCCAAAAAGCGCAAGAAAAAAGAGCGCCCCAAGCGCAAGAAAAAGTAA